The Janthinobacterium lividum genome has a window encoding:
- a CDS encoding TerB family tellurite resistance protein → MRTYEMNSPQAAGRILALMMVVDGNLASAELQAMHRSKILEHIDLAPAAFQQLLQDLCDDMLTSTVHGAVQLANGVIDSLLDEIDDPDLRRKLLQAMWKIADADDWLADGEAVLLARASAAWSAETNFRAHAA, encoded by the coding sequence ATGCGTACGTATGAAATGAACAGTCCCCAGGCAGCGGGACGTATCCTGGCCCTGATGATGGTGGTCGACGGCAACCTGGCCAGCGCCGAGCTGCAAGCCATGCACCGCAGCAAGATCCTCGAGCATATCGACTTGGCGCCGGCCGCCTTCCAGCAACTGCTGCAAGACTTGTGCGACGACATGCTGACGTCGACCGTGCATGGCGCCGTGCAACTGGCCAATGGCGTGATCGACAGCCTGCTCGATGAAATCGATGACCCGGACTTGCGCCGCAAGTTGCTGCAAGCCATGTGGAAGATTGCCGATGCGGACGACTGGCTGGCCGATGGCGAAGCGGTGTTGCTGGCCCGCGCCAGTGCGGCGTGGTCGGCGGAAACGAACTTCCGCGCGCATGCCGCCTGA
- a CDS encoding YnfA family protein, with the protein MNDAIEWTGLARTFGLFTVTAVAELLGCYLPMLWLSNKGSAWLLLPAAISLLIFVWLLTLHPAASGRVYATYGAVYIATALGWLWLVDGITPAWTDIAGVGLALAGAAVIAMGHKAA; encoded by the coding sequence ATGAACGATGCAATTGAATGGACTGGACTGGCCCGCACCTTCGGGCTGTTTACCGTCACGGCCGTGGCCGAATTGCTGGGCTGCTACCTGCCCATGCTGTGGCTGAGCAACAAGGGCAGCGCCTGGCTGCTGTTGCCGGCCGCTATCAGCCTCTTGATCTTCGTGTGGCTGCTGACCCTGCATCCGGCCGCCAGCGGCAGGGTGTACGCCACGTATGGCGCCGTCTACATCGCCACGGCTCTGGGATGGCTATGGCTGGTAGACGGCATCACGCCCGCCTGGACGGACATCGCCGGCGTGGGCCTGGCCCTGGCCGGCGCCGCCGTCATTGCCATGGGGCACAAGGCGGCTTGA
- a CDS encoding TerC family protein, which translates to MNGLESIATAPMWAGFIAFVLVMLALDLFVFGGNKAHKVGVKEAATWSLVWVSLALLFNGGLWWYLNGTAGPEIANQKALEFFSGYLIEKALSVDNVFVFLLIFSAFQVPIQYQRRVLIYGVLGAIVMRAVMIMAGAWVVSEFSWVLYLFGAFLLITGMRMLVAADAEPDVANNPVLRFARRHLRVADGDHGERFFVAKGGLRYVTPLFLVLILIEVTDLVFAVDSIPAIFAITTDPFIVFTSNLFAIMGLRALYFLLVDVADRFHMLKYGLAMVLVFIGAKMLIMPWYHVPVEASLLVVAVLIVSSCVASVFITRSDKK; encoded by the coding sequence ATGAACGGCCTGGAAAGTATTGCGACGGCACCCATGTGGGCCGGCTTCATCGCCTTTGTCCTGGTGATGCTGGCGCTGGACCTGTTCGTCTTCGGCGGCAACAAGGCGCACAAGGTGGGCGTCAAGGAAGCGGCGACGTGGTCGCTCGTGTGGGTCAGCCTGGCCTTGCTGTTCAACGGCGGCCTGTGGTGGTATCTGAACGGCACGGCCGGTCCCGAGATCGCCAATCAGAAGGCGCTGGAATTTTTCTCCGGCTACCTGATCGAGAAAGCATTGTCGGTCGATAACGTGTTCGTCTTCCTGCTGATCTTCAGCGCCTTCCAGGTGCCGATCCAGTACCAGCGCCGCGTGTTGATTTATGGCGTACTGGGCGCGATCGTCATGCGCGCCGTGATGATCATGGCCGGCGCATGGGTGGTGAGCGAGTTCAGCTGGGTGCTGTACTTGTTTGGCGCCTTCCTGTTAATTACCGGCATGCGCATGCTGGTGGCGGCCGACGCGGAACCGGACGTGGCGAACAATCCCGTGCTGCGCTTTGCACGCCGTCACTTGCGGGTGGCCGATGGTGACCATGGCGAGCGTTTCTTCGTGGCAAAGGGTGGTTTGCGCTATGTCACGCCGCTGTTCCTCGTACTGATCCTGATCGAGGTGACGGACCTGGTATTCGCGGTCGATTCGATCCCGGCGATTTTCGCCATCACGACGGACCCGTTCATCGTCTTCACGTCGAACTTGTTCGCCATCATGGGATTGCGGGCCCTGTACTTCCTGCTGGTGGATGTGGCTGACCGCTTCCACATGCTCAAGTATGGCCTGGCGATGGTGCTGGTGTTCATCGGCGCCAAGATGCTGATCATGCCGTGGTACCACGTGCCGGTGGAAGCGTCGTTGCTGGTGGTGGCGGTCCTGATCGTGTCGAGTTGCGTGGCGAGCGTGTTCATCACCCGCAGCGACAAGAAATAA